From Salvia splendens isolate huo1 chromosome 3, SspV2, whole genome shotgun sequence, a single genomic window includes:
- the LOC121796781 gene encoding uncharacterized protein LOC121796781: protein MEPLVDPNPDKFSKVLGLHCKGSNANGKIWSFVEEGMDFEVVDDSEQLLHGLFTCPRTPTPILISAVYAKCSRGERLALWEKMRELTQVSEGMPWFIGGDFNTILSAGDRMGSDTNRLAEMVDFAEAIEDCGLLDPGYDGSDFTWAKNGLLERLDRVLINEVASQWFEAIRVTNLPRIASDHSPLLVRCKMPNTPGGGKAFRFQNMWVRHEGFNELMREDWGTPTEAAGLLNLKLKLARIKRTLKRWNREMEEDFWRHKAALRWLEDGDKNTRFYQSWVKQKRVRLRIHKINVNGCELTEDSAIQASAVEFYQNLLAPCNPVLTEPDLSLLHRLPPSESLAALPEPPDADEVKRAVFDISANSAPGPDGYSALFFQACWSIVGSDVVDAVRQFFGVAFLPRSFTATSIVLIPKKPIPESWGDYRPISLCNVINKVITKILSKRLARLLPRVVASNQSGFVKGRLLNDNVLLAQEMFHELQRSTPAPNVAIKIDMAKAYDRVQWPFLLKVLKHMGFPEPWMDLIKRCIGSCWFSILVNGAPAGFFKSTRGLRQGDPISPALFVLAADYLSRLLDKLILGNKDMTFKATRGTIEPTGGALKQLDQQMARFFWGSTNEKKRTHWISWEQSCLPTAEGGLGIRKIKEVLRAFNIKLWWRFREHNSLWATYLMAKYCQKVSPLTARPLGRGSPTWKRILKARPLAQLHIRWVVGEGKMLFWDDLWLGETPLRELSLDDRGGPLARVADYIKDGAWDEPKLRNLQAQAGLAQHIVQKILDTPVISDGPDVPRWRLSTNGEFSLATTWETLRSQMPIVQGLDDIWRAGLTSSMAIFLWRLLSNRIPVDTKLQWRRMELASKCHCCPHRPGIESLQHLFIHGDGAHGIWREFDTWFEGPSPPLRINDTIPERLVVWTRRVRQPGKKHLSRAMPYLILWFIWAERNRSRHQSVQFRPFNVIWQVQIYIRNSMTNGIYKKKHWKGVRLKINVPRHDEIRSPRPLAVAIKWQPPEDPWIKLNTDGAYLEESDKAGGGGIIRDHTGKVLSAFASPLEAHSALEAELLAIQLGLELALEFNRPIWIESDAQQVVQLLNSMRWGPAHTSRVVARISLLKRQRGVRITFTPREGNKAGDLLGKMGIDSLDNLPYECPHDAETPRCNY, encoded by the exons atggaaccactTGTCGACCCTAACCCGGACAAGTTTTCGAAAGTGTTGGGGCTGCATTGTAAGGGATCGAATGCCAATGGGAAGATATGGagttttgtggaggaagggatggattttgagGTGGTGGATGACTCGGAGCAGCTATTGCATGGGCTGTTCACTTGCCCCCGGACTCCAACACCTATTTTaatctcggccgtgtatgctaaatgTTCGAGAGGAGAGAGGCTTGCTTTGTGGGAAAAAATGAGGGAGCTGACCCAAGTCTCGGAAGGAATGCCGTGGTTTATTGGAGGGGAtttcaacacaatcctctccGCGGGAGACAGAATGGGGAGTGACACAAACCGCCTGGCcgaaatggtggactttgcaGAGGCTATTGAAGACTGTGGTCTTTTGGATCCAGGGTATGATGGATCAGACTTTACTTGGGCTAAGAATGGCCTTCTGGAAAGGCTAGACAGGGTGCTGATTAATGAGGTGGCGTCTCAATGGTTCGAGGCAATACGAGTCACGAACCTCCCCCGTATTGCATCGGATCATAGCCCTCTCCTTGTCCGATGCAAGATGCCTAATACCCCCGGAGGAGGTAAAGCCtttcggttccaaaacatgtgggtacGGCATGAAGGATTTAATGAATTGATGAGGGAAGATTGGGGGACCCCCACGGAGGCGGCGGGTCTCCTCAACTTGAAGCTCAAGCTAGCAAGGATTAAGAGAACATTAAAACGGTGGAATAGAGAG atggaggaggacttctggcgTCATAAGGCGGCACTACGGTGGCTGGAAGATGGGGATAAAAACACCagattctatcaaagctgggtgaagcagaagagggtTCGGCTACGGATACACAAGATCAACGTGAATGGGTGTGAACTCACGGAAGACTCGGCCATCCAAGCATCGGCGGTTGAGTTTTATCAAAACCTTCTTGCTCCATGCAATCCGGTACTCACGGAACCGGACCTAAGCCTCCTACACCGACTTCCCCCTTCGGAGTCTTTGGCGGCCCTCCCCGAACCTCCAGATGCGGATGAAGTGAAAAGAGCGGTCTTCGACATCTCGGCCAATAGTGCTCCTGGACCGGATGGCTATTCGGCTCTCTTTTTCCAAGCCTGCTGGAGCATTGTGGGATCCGATGTGGTGGATGCGGTTAGACAATTTTTCGGTGTGGCCTTTCTTCCCCGAAGcttcacggccacaagcattgtacTCATCCCGAAGAAGCCCATTCCAGAGTCatggggagactacaggcccATTAGCTTGTGTAATGTGATCAATAAGGTGATTACTAAGATACTCTCCAAGCGACTGGCCCGTTTACTCCCACGCGTGGTAGCTTCCaaccaaagtggttttgtcaaagGGAGACTCCTCAATGATAACGTACTACTTGctcaggagatgttccatgagctacAACGAAGCACACCGGCCCCTAATGTTGCAATCAAGATAGATATGgccaaggcctatgatcgagttcAATGGCCGTTTCTCCTAAAAGTCCTTAAACACATGGGATTCCCCGAGCCGTGGATGGACCTCATCAAGAGATGCATTGGGTCTTGTTGGTTCTCAATCCTTGTCAATGGGGCGCCGGCGGGTTTTTTCAAATCTACCCGTGGCCTTAGGCAAGGGGACCCCATCTCTCCCGCCCTATTCGTCCTTGCCGCGGATTACCTCTCGAGACTTCTTGATAAACTCATCCTCGGCAACAAAGATATGACGTTCAAAGCAACCAGGGGAA CTATCGAGCCTACGGGCGGTGCCctcaagcaattggatcagcaaaTGGCCCGTTTCTTTTGGGGGTCAACTAATGAGAAGAAGAGGACGCACTGGATAAGCTGGGAACAGTCTTGTCTACCAACGGCCGAGGGGGGATTGGGCATCCGGAAGATCAAGGAAGTCTTAAGAGCCTTTAACATCAAGTTATGGTGGCGGTTTAGGGAACACAATTCCTTGTGGGCTACGTACTTAATGGCTAAATACTGTCAAAAGGTCTCCCCGCTCACAGCTAGACCATTGGGGAGGGGAAGCCCTACGTGGAAGAGGATTCTGAAGGCTCGGCCTCTTGCTCAACTGCACATTCGATGGGTGGTGGGAGAAGGGAAGATGCTATTTTGGGATGACTTATGGCTTGGAGAGACGCCTTTGAGagaacttagccttgatgatagagGAGGGCCTCTTGCTCGGGTGGCGGACTACATTAAGGATGGTGCATGGGATGAGCCTAAATTGCGGAATCTCCAAGCGCAAGCTGGCCTAGCACAACATATCGTCCAAAAGATCCTCGACACACCCGTCATTTCGGATGGGCCGGATGTACCAAGATGGAGATTATCAACCAATGGAGAGTTCTCACTTGCTACTACATGGGAGACTTTACGAAGTCAAATGCCGATTGTGCAAGGCCTCGACGACATTTGGAGAGCGGGCCTCACGTCCTCTATGGCCATATTTTTATGGCGACTTCTCTCCAACCGCATTCCGGTGGACACAAAGCTGCAATGGAGACGAATGGAATTGGCCTCCAAATGCCATTGCTGCCCACATAGACCAGGGATTGaatccctccaacacctcttcattcatGGGGACGGGGCTCACGGGATATGGAGGGAATTTGACACATGGTTCGAGGGTCCGTCACCACCcctccggatcaatgacaccataCCGGAACGACTTGTGGTCTGGACGAGAAGAGTTCGGCAACCGGGCAAAAAACACCTAAGCAGGGCCATGCCGTATCTCATTTTATGGTTCATTTGGGCAGAACGGAATAGGAGCCGGCACCAGTCCGTACAATTTAGGCCTTTCAATGTCATTTGGCAAGTTCAAATCTACATCCGGAATAGTATGACGAACGGGATATACAAGAAGAAGCATTGGAAAGGGGTACGTCTTAAAATCAATGTCCCGAGGCATGATGAAATTCGGAGCCCTAGGCCGCTCGCAGTGGCAATCAAGTGGCAACCGCCGGAGGACCCCTGGATCAAGCTCAACACCGATGGTGCATACTTGGAAGAGTCGGATAAAGCCGGGGGAGGTGGTATCATCCGAGATCACACGGGCAAAGTGCTTTCAGCCTTTGCATCTCCACTTGAGGCCCACTCCGCCCTTGAGGCGGAGCTCCTTGCCATCCAACTCGGGTTAGAACTTGCCCTGGAATTCAACCGGCCTATCTGgattgagtcggatgcacaacaagtgGTCCAGCTCCTTAATAGCATGCGATGGGGGCCGGCACACACGAGCCGGGTGGTGGCGCGGATCTCCCTCCTCAAGCGACAACGAGGTGTGCGTATCACCTTCACCCCCCGGGAAGGGAATAAGGCCGGAGACTTACTTGGAAAGATGGGAATTGACAGTCTCGACAATTTGCCGTATGAATGCCCACACGATGCCGAGACACCTCGCTGCAATTACTAG